Proteins encoded together in one Drosophila albomicans strain 15112-1751.03 chromosome 2R, ASM965048v2, whole genome shotgun sequence window:
- the LOC117573378 gene encoding uncharacterized protein LOC117573378 isoform X7 has translation MAFSTQKEFFHVPFMNESIDFECTDVCVKLKSYPSTNDDRSWSADEEKKSRFVSDLVSCNTPIFWRRGPEGGEPYDRPGGGPGGRGAGGPGGRGGPDDGYYDGRTGKPGQDGGRGGGRGKQGGRGGDGQDRGGGRPGRGRGQGPADGYGGRGQDQYGRGGPDQGRGPGVDGRSGKGRGQGQGPGGYGGTGQDQGGRGPGQGEGSGGYGGSGQDQRGRAPGQGPGGYGGPGQDYGGRGPGQGQGPGGYGGSGQDQGGRGPGQGAGGPGQGPGGYGGPGQDQGGRGPGQGPASGYGSPGQDQGGRGQGQGPGGYGAPGQDQGGRGQGQGTGGPGQGPGGYGGRGQDQGGRGPGQGPASGYGSPGQDQGGRGQGQGPGGYGGPGQDQGGRGPGQGPASGYGSPGQDQGRRGQGQGPGGYGVSGQDQGGRGPGQGQGPGGYGGPGQDQGGRGPGQGQGPGGYGGPGQDQGGRGPGQGQGPGGYGGPGQDQGGRGPGQGRDGGRPDQGQGPGGYGVSGQDQGGRGPGQAQGPGGGPGQGQGPGSRGSYSGSGQDRDGRGPGQGQGPGGYGGPGQDQGGRGPGQGLGPGGYGGPGQDQGGRGPGQGRDGGRPDQGQGPGGYGVSGQDQGGRGPGQAQGPGGGPGQGQGPGSRGSYGGPGQDRDGRGPGQGQGPGGPGQDQGGRGPGQGQGPGGYGGPGQDQGGRGPGQGQGPGGYGGPGQDQGGRGPGQGQGPGGYGGPGQDQGGRGPGQGRDGGRPDQGQGPGGYGVSGQDQGGRGPGQAQGPGGGPGQGQGPGSRGSYGGPGQDRDGRGPGQGQGPGGYGGPGQDQGGRGPGQGRDGGGPGQGQGPGGGPGQDQGGRGLGQVQGPGGGPGQGQGPGSRGSYGGPGHDGDKRGQGQGQGQGGYGGPGQDQGVRGPGQGQGPGGYGGPGQDQGGRGPGQGRDGGGPGQGQGPGGYGSPGQDRGGRGPAQGTDIGGSGQGQGTGPYGGVDQGGRGPGQGRDGVGQGQGPGGFRSPGQEQGGSRQGGPGQEQERRGSRIGADKGPGQADQGGRGSGQGRDGGPGVRPGQGGPGPVQGQRGSRAQDGQAPGRAQGPGAYGAQGLDQGGRGYDQGRDGGAPGHGHGPTGFSGGPGQGQDPGGYGAGQGGGPGGYGGGPGKQGGGPGGYGGGPGKQGGGPGGYGGGPGGPGDPRGSLGISDGNPLVGDALINAADETIDNMKDVMAKNNLLPKEIIDELDRSTPPRVENAEIKRIMNQRYDPDKSRELRDKIAELEGSGKISPNDANGLYNLQRSIDDMNTAHEILEVENANLRRLIEKQSRRVSMETIKVDPERSNDVNYLQNKIDGMSKELLVLRQFEEDVMASGGPGSPGGTGRQQPPDLDVETIQQMLSERGGLRNKINTLGYLDKVGPLKKKKGDANYAAGDLARNLEEQNQYIHDMECDIEEMQKYYETEVEQSKYNEELLKCTCNELQQQVIALQPAAQRCKCMQLEIDVLRNELRKRDLALNSYDCQYQQLMNVICELNQKYGNQRGDCPTFEVAECPNVGDDLAFYTGATLEHIRNELDKQVDCFKQMNQNKYSGGQDINNLQDCMDELERLRKLLGEKDGQLGVLIEDNECMCEAALESNKRLNQLDQKVRDLDRDTRYMEDGMRESIGLIQEIGDVARENERLKDRVNNMKTSELQDLTDDLKRQLEDCMKNKQMCEEINKNFKDALRELGADPDNIEKEAKEKIEQQWKAEEEAKRAAEAQAKADEEAKAERMREQARELAEQKAAEDTGKPGEEPSEERQAEGRDALTETPGAKPTGPEVEKITKAEPEQAEAVLREVPKATDRAPSQPGIKSAEAEKAAAKPSDKPVEKPADASADKVADKLVDKPADKSADRPADKPADKAADKPADKAADKPADKAADKPADKSADKQAEKAADKKDVDKPAEKAADKPKDAGKPEPTSAGAAAGQTPAAKAAEKAPAQPITSDPSAAKAGGEKPTAEAVGAKSGAPAADKSGAPAADKAGAATAGQPTEKAVTPPAAAAGAAKQETTGQPTKPAEKSPGQPVTAAGGTKPGEAASDAPPVSAAKKPAAAEQAKAVEKPGVQPTATAAVEKPAAAGQGAKAAEKTGGQPAQAAVAEKPAAAGQPAEKAATQPTGAAGGAKQGPTGAAAKPAEKTPGQPTTATGGPKPGATTGDKTSAPGEKARASGQPGAKPAGAAAGAAGERKGLAAKPGLQGPGKERHGDEGISGAAGGKAAKAPKGKGDDYGRRGKKGSKHMDDTTEEQFDEFVRNTVKTLSAGEIDGVGLERELRKILDMFIDECGFCFCKCNIPKSRFYAICHRLYHHGLHTLDFKDLAYMHKRIFAAAENILPGALFNIIMKDIIAGNSQSLAPLCAPKETPVAEQQCCSCKSSLCCDDTEEKLMIKVMRLENDIENAKMCLKNLKSIPSNISIEAFRMEGGDSPVKDRVLRSSRGGNSIIMYKHIKQARNVKKSVVANN, from the exons ATGGCTTTCTCCACCCAAAAAGAGTTCTTTCATGTGCCATTTATGAATGAGTCTATCGACTTTGAATGCACAGACGTATGCGTGAAGTTAAAGAGTTATCCATCGACAAACGATGATCGATCCTGGTCGGCTGATGAAGAGAAGAAATCACGATTTGTCTCGGACTTAGTGTCCTGCAATACACCCATTTTTTGGCGCCGGGGCCCTGAAGGAGGAGAACCTTACGACAGACCTGGAGGCGGTCCAGGCGGCAGAGGCGCTGGTGGACCTGGAGGCAGAGGGGGACCTGACGATGGCTATTATGACGGTAGGACGGGTAAGCCTGGTCAGGATGGCGGTAGGGGTGGAGGAAGGGGAAAGCAAGGCGGTAGAGGCGGGGATGGCCAGGATAGAGGTGGGGGAAGGCCAGGTCGGGGTAGAGGTCAAGGCCCAGCTGATGGCTACGGAGGTCGAGGACAGGATCAATACGGACGCGGAGGACCTGATCAGGGCAGAGGCCCTGGTGTAGATGGGCGGTCAGGGAAAGGACGAGGGCAAGGACAAGGTCCGGGGGGCTATGGGGGAACTGGGCAAGATCAAGGCGGACGTGGACCTGGTCAAGGAGAGGGATCCGGGGGTTATGGAGGCTCCGGCCAGGATCAACGTGGTCGGGCACCAGGACAAGGTCCAGGTGGTTATGGAGGCCCTGGTCAGGATTATGGTGGACGCGGGCCAGGTCAGGGACAAGGACCCGGGGGCTATGGAGGCTCTGGCCAGGATCAGGGTGGACGGGGACCAGGACAGGGAGCAGGAGGTCCTGGCCAGGGACCAGGTGGGTATGGAGGGCCTGGCCAGGATCAGGGTGGACGTGGACCAGGTCAGGGTCCAGCTTCTGGTTATGGGAGTCCTGGTCAAGATCAGGGCGGGCGAGGTCAAGGCCAGGGACCAGGTGGTTATGGAGCTCCTGGCCAGGATCAGGGTGGACGGGGACAAGGACAGGGAACAGGAGGTCCTGGCCAGGGACCAGGTGGGTATGGAGGGCGTGGCCAGGATCAGGGTGGACGTGGACCAGGTCAGGGACCAGCTTCTGGTTATGGGAGTCCTGGTCAAGATCAGGGTGGGCGAGGTCAAGGCCAGGGACCAG GTGGGTATGGAGGGCCTGGCCAGGATCAGGGTGGACGTGGACCAGGTCAGGGACCAGCTTCTGGTTATGGGAGTCCTGGTCAAGATCAGGGTAGGCGAGGTCAAGGCCAGGGACCAGGTGGATATGGAGTCTCTGGCCAGGATCAAGGTGGACGAGGACCAGGTCAAGGACAGGGACCTGGTGGTTATGGTGGTCCTGGCCAAGATCAAGGTGGACGAGGACCAG GTCAAGGACAGGGACCTGGTGGTTATGGTGGTCCTGGCCAAGATCAAGGTGGACGAGGACCAGGTCAAGGACAGGGACCTGGCGGTTATGGTGGTCCTGGCCAAGATCAGGGTGGACGAGGACCAGGTCAGGGTAGAGACGGTGGACGACCCGATCAGGGGCAGGGACCCGGTGGTTATGGAGTTTCGGGACAAGATCAGGGTGGACGTGGGCCGGGTCAAGCCCAGGGACCAGGAGGAGGTCCTGGTCAGGGACAAGGCCCTGGCAGTCGTGGTAGTTATAGTGGTTCAGGCCAAGATCGGGATGGGCGTGGACCAGGTCAAGGACAGGGACCTGGTGGTTATGGTGGTCCTGGCCAAGATCAAGGTGGACGAGGACCAGGTCAAGGACTGGGACCTGGGGGTTATGGTGGTCCTGGCCAAGATCAGGGTGGACGAGGACCAGGTCAGGGTAGAGACGGTGGACGACCCGATCAGGGGCAGGGACCCGGTGGTTATGGAGTTTCGGGACAAGATCAGGGTGGACGTGGGCCGGGTCAAGCCCAGGGACCAGGAGGAGGTCCTGGTCAGGGACAAGGCCCTGGCAGTCGTGGTAGCTACGGCGGTCCAGGTCAGGATCGGGATGGGCGTGGACCAGGTCAAGGACAGGGACCTGGTGGTCCTGGCCAAGATCAGGGTGGACGAGGACCAGGTCAAGGACAGGGACCTGGTGGTTATGGTGGTCCTGGCCAAGATCAGGGTGGACGAGGACCAGGTCAAGGACAGGGACCTGGGGGTTATGGTGGTCCTGGCCAAGATCAAGGTGGACGAGGACCGGGTCAAGGACAGGGACCTGGTGGTTATGGTGGTCCTGGCCAAGATCAAGGTGGACGAGGACCAGGTCAGGGTAGAGACGGTGGACGACCCGATCAGGGGCAGGGGCCCGGTGGTTATGGAGTTTCTGGTCAGGATCAGGGTGGACGTGGGCCGGGACAAGCCCAGGGACCAGGAGGAGGTCCTGGTCAGGGACAAGGCCCTGGCAGTCGTGGTAGTTACGGCGGTCCAGGTCAGGATCGGGATGGGCGTGGACCAGGTCAAGGACAGGGACCTGGTGGTTATGGTGGTCCTGGCCAAGATCAAGGTGGACGAGGACCAGGTCAGGGTAGAGACGGTGGAGGACCCGGTCAGGGACAGGGGCCTGGGGGAGGACCGGGTCAGGATCAGGGTGGGCGGGGACTGGGTCAAGTCCAGGGACCAGGTGGAGGTCCTGGACAGGGACAAGGACCTGGAAGTCGTGGTAGCTATGGTGGGCCAGGCCATGATGGAGATAAGCGAGGCCAAGGTCAGGGTCAGGGCCAAGGTGGCTATGGAGGTCCCGGACAGGATCAAGGTGTACGAGGACCAGGTCAAGGACAGGGACCTGGTGGTTATGGTGGTCCTGGCCAAGATCAGGGTGGACGAGGACCAGGTCAGGGTAGAGATGGTGGGGGCCCCGGACAGGGACAAGGGCCAGGCGGCTATGGAAGTCCAGGTCAGGATCGCGGCGGGCGTGGTCCAGCTCAAGGAACAGACATTGGAGGATCGGGTCAGGGGCAAGGAACAGGGCCATACGGTGGGGTAGACCAGGGTGGACGTGGGCCGGGACAAGGGCGAGATGGAGTAGGTCAAGGCCAGGGTCCAGGGGGCTTTAGAAGTCCCGGCCAAGAGCAGGGTGGAAGTAGACAAGGCGGTCCAGGACAAGAACAGGAGCGACGTGGGTCACGTATTGGAGCTGATAAGGGACCAGGACAGGCAGATCAGGGCGGCCGTGGGTCAGGTCAAGGACGAGACGGTGGACCAGGTGTAAGACCGGGCCAAGGTGGTCCCGGTCCAGTGCAGGGGCAACGTGGATCTCGTGCACAAGACGGACAAGCACCAGGTCGGGCACAGGGCCCGGGTGCTTACGGAGCACAGGGTTTGGACCAAGGCGGACGAGGTTACGACCAAGGCCGAGATGGTGGAGCTCCAGGGCATGGTCATGGACCGACTGGATTTTCTGGAGGTCCAGGTCAAGGACAAGATCCAGGGGGTTATGGAGCCGGCCAGGGAGGAGGACCTGGAGGATATGGTGGTGGCCCAGGAAAACAAGGTGGTGGTCCAGGAGGTTATGGTGGTGGCCCAGGAAAGCAAGGGGGTGGTCCTGGAGGTTATGGTGGTGGCCCGGGTGGCCCTGGTGATCCTCGAGGAAGTCTTGGCATCTCTGATGGAAATCCGTTGGTCGGTGATGCTTTAATCAATGCTGCTGACGAAACAATTGACAATATGAAGGACGTAATGgctaaaaacaatttactaCCAAAAGAAATTATCGATGAACTGGATAGATCAACACCACCCAGGGTAGAAAATGCCGAGATAAAGCGAATTATGAATCAACGTTACGATCCGGACAAAAGCAGGGAACTTAGAGATAAGATCGCCGAACTTGAAGGCTCTGGGAAGATCAGTCCCAATGATGCAAATGGACTTTACAATCTGCAGAGATCTATTGATGATATGAACACAGCTCATGAAATTCTAGAAGTGGAAAATGCAAATCTGCGACGTCTCATTGAGAAGCAGTCCAGGCGCGTATCAATGGAGACCATTAAAGTCGATCCTGAGAGAAGCAATGACGTTAACtacttgcaaaataaaatcgatGGCATGAGTAAAGAACTTTTGGTGCTGCGACAATTTGAAGAAGATGTTATGGCATCTGGCGGGCCTGGTAGTCCTGGCGGCACTGGCAGGCAACAACCACCTGATTTGGACGTCGAAACTATTCAACAAATGTTATCGGAGCGAGGCGGATTACGCAACAAGATTAACACGCTAGGTTATCTTGATAAGGTTGGTCcattgaagaagaaaaaggGTGATGCCAATTATGCCGCTGGAGACCTAGCACGAAATCTTGAAGaacaaaatcaatatattCATGATATGGAATGCGACATTGaagaaatgcaaaagtattACGAAACCGAAGTGGAACAGTCCAAATATAATGAGGAATTGCTTAAG TGCACCTGTAATGAGCTACAACAGCAAGTGATTGCTCTCCAACCTGCGGCTCAGCGTTGTAAGTGCATGCAATTAGAGATCGACGTGCTCCGCAATGAACTCCGTAAACGAGATCTTGCTTTGAATTCTTACGATTGCCAGTACCAACAGTTAATg AACGTCATCTGTGAGTTAAACCAAAAGTATGGAAATCAGCGAGGCGATTGTCCAACATTTGAAGTAGCTGAGTGTCCTAATGTGGGTGATGATCTAGCTTTCTATACAGGCGCCACGTTGGAGCACATTCGGAATGAATTGGATAAACAGGTCGACTGCTTCAAGCAAATGAATCAGAATAAATATTCGGGTGGCCAAGATATCAACAATTTACAAGACTGCATGGACGAATTAGAACGCCTTAGGAAGTTATTGGGAGAAAAGGATGGCCAGTTGGGTGTATTAATTGAGGACAACGAGTGCATGTGCGAGGCTGCACTCGAGAGTAATAAGCGTCTGAACCAATTGGATCAAAAGGTTCGTGATTTGGATAGGGACACACGGTATATGGAAGATGGGATGCGCGAGAGCATAGGTCTAATACAGGAAATTGGAGATGTTGCTAGAGAGAATGAAAGGCTTAAGGATAGAGTTAACAATATGAAAACTTCAGAGCTTCAAGATTTAACTGACGATCTGAAGAGGCAATTGGAAGACTGCATGAAGAACAAGCAGATGTGTGAAGAAATTAACAAGAATTTTAAGGACGCATTAAGGGAACTCGGTGCTGATCCcgataatattgaaaaagaaGCTAAAGAAAAAATAGAGCAGCAATGGAAGgccgaagaagaagcaaagcGAGCGGCTGAAGCTCAAGCTAAGGCAGATGAAGAGGCCAAGGCTGAAAGAATGCGCGAACAAGCAAGAGAGCTAGCTGAACAAAAAGCAGCTGAAGATACAGGTAAACCAGGGGAAGAACCAAGTGAAGAACGTCAAGCAGAAGGTCGAGATGCATTAACGGAGACACCCGGTGCTAAGCCGACTGGGCCAGAAGTTGAAAAGATTACAAAAGCTGAACCCGAACAAGCAGAAGCTGTGCTAAGAGAAGTACCTAAGGCTACAGATCGTGCACCAAGTCAACCAGGAATCAAATCAGCTGAAGCTGAGAAAGCCGCAGCAAAGCCCAGCGATAAACCCGTAGAAAAACCAGCTGATGCGTCAGCTGACAAGGTAGCCGATAAACTAGTTGACAAACCAGCTGATAAGTCAGCTGATAGGCCAGCTGATAAACCAGCTGACAAGGCAGCTGATAAACCAGCTGACAAGGCAGCTGATAAGCCAGCTGACAAGGCAGCTGATAAGCCAGCTGACAAATCAGCTGACAAACAAGCTGAGAAAGCAGCTGACAAAAAGGATGTTGACAAACCAGCTGAGAAAGCAGCTGATAAACCAAAGGATGCAGGAAAACCTGAACCGACGTCAGCCGGAGCAGCAGCGGGACAAACACCTGCTGCTAAGGCTGCTGAAAAAGCACCTGCACAACCGATAACTTCTGACCCATCGGCTGCTAAAGCTGGTGGTGAGAAACCAACTGCCGAAGCTGTGGGAGCTAAATCGGGAGCGCCTGCTGCGGATAAGTCCGGAGCACCGGCAGCTGATAAAGCAGGGGCAGCGACAGCGGGTCAACCTACTGAGAAAGCAGTCACAcctcctgctgctgcagccggAGCTGCGAAGCAGGAAACAACTGGACAACCTACTAAGCCAGCAGAAAAATCACCTGGACAGCCGGTTACAGCTGCTGGTGGGACCAAGCCGGGAGAAGCAGCATCTGATGCACCACCAGTATCCGCGGCGAAAAAACCTGCAGCAGCTGAACAAGCTAAGGCAGTTGAAAAACCAGGTGTCCAGCCTACCGCGACAGCAGCCGTTGAAAAGCCCGCAGCAGCAGGTCAAGGTGCCAAGGCGGCTGAAAAAACTGGAGGACAGCCTGCCCAGGCAGCAGTCGCTGAGAAGCCTGCAGCTGCGGGACAACCTGCTGAGAAAGCAGCAACTCAACCTACTGGAGCAGCCGGTGGTGCTAAACAGGGACCAACTGGTGCGGCTGCTAAGCCAGCAGAAAAAACTCCTGGGCAACCAACTACAGCTACAGGAGGGCCTAAACCGGGTGCAACAACAGGCGATAAAACTTCAGCACCAGGAGAAAAGGCCAGAGCGTCCGGACAGCCGGGCGCCAAgccagctggagcagcagctggtgcTGCAGGGGAAAGAAAAGGCTTGGCGGCAAAGCCAGGCTTACAAGGCCCTGGAAAGGAGAGACATGGGGATGAGGGAATTAGCGGAGCTGCTGGAGGCAAAGCTGCGAAAGCTCCCAAAGGTAAAGGTGATGATTACGGGCGTCGCGGAAAGAAGGGTTCCAAGCATATGGACGATACCACCGAGGAGCAGTTCGATGAGTTTGTAAGAAATACCGTGAAAACTCTATCGGCTGGCGAAATCGATGGTGTTGGCTTGGAAAGAGAATTGCGAAAAATACTGGACATGTTTATCGACGAGTGTGGTTTCTGCTTTTGCAAATGTAACATTCCCAAAAGCCGATTCTATGCCATTTGTCATCGACTATATCACCATGGTCTACACACTTTGGACTTTAAGGATCTGGCCTACATGCATAAGCGAATTTTTGCCGCAGCAGAGAACATACTTCCTGGCGCTCTCTTTAATATCATAATGAAAGACATTATCGCCGGCAATTCACAGAGCCTGGCTCCGCTGTGCGCTCCTAAAGAAACTCCTGTGGCGGAACAACAATGCTGCTCATGCAAAAGTTCTCTTTGTTGCGATGATACTGAAGAAAAACTCATGATTAAAG TAATGCGACTTGAGAATGATATTGAGAATGCCAAAATGTgcttaaagaatttaaaaagcaTACCATCGAATATTTCCATTGAAGCATTTCGTATGGAAGGGGGCGATAGTCCAGTAAA